Below is a genomic region from Mycolicibacterium neworleansense.
CGGCTTTCTGGGCGGCCTGGCCCTGGACCGGCACACCGCGCTGCTGGCGGGTACCGCATTCGTCGGCTCCTATACGACGTTTTCCACCTGGATGCTGGAAACCCAGCGCCTGGGCGAAGAACGCCGGATCTGGCCGGCAGTGGGCAATATCGTCGTCAGCGTCGCGCTCGGATTGGCCGCCGCGTGGCTGGGGATGACGCTGGGAGCCCGGTTGTGAGCTCCGCCGATTACCTCAAGCTGACGGCCTACTTCGGTGAGCGCCTGCGCCACGAGCACCGCTTCGTCGCCGATGCGCTGCTGGACCTGTACGGGGGCAATGACGTCGCGATCAGTGTGATGCTGCGCGGGATCGCCAGCTTCGGCCCACATCACCACCTGCGCACCGACGAGACGTTGACCGGCTCCGAGGATCCCCCGATCGCCATCGCCGCCGTCGACGCCGCAGGCAAGATCGCGGCACTGGCCGAGCAGACTGTGACCGCCATCCCCCGCGGCCTGGTCACCCTGGAACGCGCTCAGCTGGTTCGTCGGGAGTCACCGGCTCCGACGGTCACCGATGCCTGCAAGCTGACGGTGTATGTCGGCCGCCATCACCGGATTGACGGGATTCCCGCGTACCGCGCGGTGTGCGACCGGCTGCACCGGCACGGGTTCGCCGCGGCCACGGTGTTTCTGGGGGTGGACGGGACCGCACACGGTCAGCGTCGACGCGCCGCATTCTTCAGCCGCAACACCGAGGTACCGCTCATGATCGTCGGGCTGGGAACCGGGGTGCAGGTGAATGCCGTATTGGGCGAGCTGACCGAACTGCTCCAGAACCCACTGCTGACCGTCGAGCGGGCACAGCTGTGCAAGCAGGGCGGGCGTCTTCTGACCCGGCCGGCCGAGCTGCCGAGCACCGACGCCCAGGGGCGTCCGCTGTGGCAGAAACTGATGGTGCACACGTCCGAGACCGCACAGCACGACGGGGTGCCGATCCACCGGGCCATCGTCCGCAGGCTGCTGCAGTCGCGCTCATCCGGCGGCGCCACCGTGCTGCGCGCGGTCTGGGGCTATTGCGACGACGGGAAGCCCCACGGAGACAAGCTGTTCCAGCTGGGCCGCCACGTCCCGGTGACGACCATCGTGGTGGACTCGCCGGAACGGATCTCCGCATCCTTCGAGATCGTCGATGGGATCACCCGCGAGCATGGCGTGGTCAGCGCCGAGATGGTGCCCTCGGCAACCGTTGTCGACGCCGGCCACCGGCTCGGCGGGACCGATCTGGCGTCCTTCAGTTACTGACCTCACAGCCAGCCTGGTAAGGCTAGCCTATCTTTCCTCGGCCGTGTACCGTGCCACCCCATGCAGTCGACAACACCCGAAGCGGTCAGCGCCGCCCTCACCGAGATCCTTCGCGACGACATGAACGTCGATGTCCGCCGGGTGACCAGGGAATCCCGACTCATCGACGACGTCGGCCTGGACTCGGTGGCCTTCGCCGTCGGCATGGTCGCGATCGAGGACAAGCTCGGGGTCGCCCTGTCCGAGGAAGACCTGCTCAGCTGCGACACCGTCGGCGACCTCGAGGCGGCCATCCTGGCGAAAGTGCCTGCCGCGCAGAGCAGCCAGTGAGCGTGCTGGCCACGGCGCTCGCCGCGTCGCTGACCGCCACCGACGCTGACCTCGTGGTGTACGACCATGAGACGCACGCCTGGACGCGTCATTCCTGGGGCGAGGTGTACGCCCGCGCCGAGAACGTCGCCGAGCAGATCGGTCAGGACGGTTCGACGGCGGTCGGTGTGGTCGGCGAGCCCACCGTGGAAGGAATCGCATCGGTTCTCGGTGCCCTGCTGGCCGGCGCGGCGCTGTCCGTACTGCCGGGCCCGATCCGGGGTGCCGACGCGGATACCTGGGCCCAGTCCACCGTGAACCGCTTGGCAGGCATCGGCGTGGGCACGGTGTTCAGCCACGGCGGTTACCTGGACCTGCTGCGGACCGTCGAGACCCCGCTGACGCTCCACGACGACGCCGTCGTCGCCCACGCTCAGCGGTCCACCACGCTGCCGCTGGGAACCGGCCCGTTCGCGGTCCTGCAGGGCACCGCCGGATCGACCGGCACGCCCCGCACCGCCCAGCTGACCCCGTCGGCGGTGCTGGCCAACCTGCGTGGGCTCAGCGATCGGATCAGCTTGTCGCGCAGCGATATCGGCTGCTCCTGGCTGCCGCTGTACCACGACATGGGGCTGACCTTCCTGCTGGCCGGAGCGCTCGGGGGCATCGAGGTGTGGCAGGCCCCGACGATGGCCTTCGCGGCCTCACCGTTCAGCTGGGTGCGCTGGCTCACCGAGAGCCGCGCAACCTTGACCGCGGCCCCGAACATGGCCTACGGCCTGATCGGTAAGTACTCCAAGCGCCTCACCGATCTGGACCTGTCCGCCCTGCGGTTCGCGCTCAACGGCGGCGAGCCGGTCGATTGCGAGGCCACGATCCGATTCGGCACCGAACTGTCCCGCTTCGGCTTTGATCCCGGAGCGCTCTCACCGTCGTACGGCATGGCTGAATCATCCTGCGCGGTCACAGTTCCCGTTCCCGGACTCGGTGTGGTACTCGACGAGATCACCGTCGCCACCGATGCCGGGAGCAACCGGCAGCAGCTGGCGGTGCTCGGTGACGCCATCGCCGGCATGGAAGTGCGTCTGCGGCCCAGTGAAGACAACGCGGGCATCGTCGGCCGCGAGGTGGGCGAGGTCGAGATCCGCGGCACCTCGATGATGACGGGCTACCTGGGCCAGACACCACTGGATCCCGACGACTGGTTCGCCACCGGGGATCTGGGCTACTTCGTCGGCGGTGGACTCGTGGTCTGCGGCCGCACCAAGGAACTGATCACCGTGGCCGGGCGCAACATCTTCCCCACCGAGATCGAGCGGGTTGCCGCTCAGGTCAAGGGAGTTCGCGAAGGCGCGGTCGTGGCCGTGGGCGCCGGCGAGAAGTCGGTCCGCTCCGGCCTGGTGATCGCAGCCGAGTTCCGTGGCGCCGACGAGGCCGGCGCTCGTAGCCAGGTGATCCAGCAGGTCGCATCCGAGTGCGGCATCGTGCCCGCCGACGTGGTGTTCCTGACCCCCGGATCACTCCCCCGCACCTCCTCGGGCAAGCTGCGCCGCCTGGAGGTCAAACGACAATTGGAGACAGCGAAGCCATGACCGCGACTGTGCCCACGCCGGCGCCGGCCACCACCACCCTCGACGAATACCGTGATCTGCTGGAGCGCGCGTTCGACGACCAGGTCAAGGCATGGACCGCCGAAGCCGAAGAGACCGAGAGCTTTCCGCGCCAGCTCATCGAACATCTCGGCCGCAGCGGGGTGTTCAGCGAGAAGTGGGGTGACGGCCAGCAACCCGACGTGGCCAAGCTGGTCGAACTGGCCTTCGCCCTGGGGCGGACCGGCTCGTCTGGTATCGGCGTCGGGGTCAGCCTGCACGATTCGGCAATCGCCCTGCTGCGCCGCTTCGGCAAATCCGACCACCTGCGCACCATCTGCGAACAGGCCATCCACGGCGAGGCTGTGCTGTGCATCGCCGCCTCCGAGGAATCCGGAGGTTCGGACCTGCAGATCGTTGAGACCGAAGTACGCACGGTCGACGGCGGTTTCGCGATCAAGGGCATCAAGAAGTTCGTCTCTCTGTCGACGATCGCCGATCACATCATGGTGGTGGCCCGCAACGTCGATCACGACCCGACCAGCAGGCACGGCAACGTCGTCGTCGTCGCCGTGCCAACCACGCAGGTCGAGATCCAGACGCCCTACCGCAAGGTGGGCAACGGACCCCTGGCCACCGCGGCGGTGCACATCGACACGTGGGTGCCGGCCGACCATCTGGTGGCCCGCGCCGGCACCGGGCTGGCGGCGATCTCCTGGGGATTGGCCCACGAGCGCCTCTCGATTTCGGGACAGGTCGCGTCGGGATCACAACGGATCCTCGGAATCACGTTGGCGCGCATGATGAAACGCCGGCAGTTCGGCCACACCCTCTACGAGCATCAGGCGCTGCGGATGCGGATCGCCGATCTGCAGGCCCGCGTCGATCTGCTGCGTTACGCCCTGGCCGGGGTGGCCGCGCAGGGCAAGCTCGATCTCCGGGCCGCCGCGGCCTTCAAGGTGACCGCCGCGCGGCTGGGCGAGGAGGTCGCATCCGAGTGCATGCACATCTTCGGCGGCTCCGGCTATCTGGTCGACGAGACACCGCTGGGCAAGTGGTGGCGCGACATGAAGCTGGCCCGTGTCGGTGGCGGCACCGATGAGGTGCTGTGGGAGCTGGTGGCCGCGGCCATGAAGCCCGATTACGACGGCTACGCCGAATTCGCCGGAGCCTGAACCGGTTCGCCAGTTACCCGGCGACGCCGATGGCGTCGTCGGGTGTACGCGGCAGCGCGTAGAGGGCCATGCGCCGGTTCGACATCTGGTGCTCGCCCAGGAATTCGCATCCCGCCCATTCGCACACCCGCCGGGCGCCGGCGTTGCGGTGGTCCGGATCGAACATGACCCGACGGCAGTTCGGTTCGAGTTCGAACACGTTGGCTACGATGCGCGGCAACAGGATCGGGCCGATGCCACGGTTGACGAATCTCAGATCGGCGATCGCGGCATGCATACCGATGTCATGTGGATCGGCGGCGTACCGGGGTGCGATCGAATCCTTGGCCGCCCGGTACAGCTCGACGTACCCGACCGGCTTGCCGCGGAAGCTCGCGATGAACGGCCGTGAGTATTCGCCGTCGAGCTGAGCCTGCAGGTACCGCCGCCAGCGCTCCGGCTCCCAGTCGTACTCCCAGGCCTCCACCAGGTGCGGACGGTTCATCCACTCCGACACCAGCTCGGCGTCGGCATCGGCGTCAGCCACCCGGATGTCGTACGGCTCAGCCAGGACCGGGGTGGGAGGGGCGTCGACCGCGCGCACCGCGTCGGCGATGTCGGTCAGCTCGCGTTTGAGGACGGGGGCGCCGGGCAAGTCGGTCACGTCGGTATCGATATCGCTCATTTGAGCGCCGAGCCTACCGTAGCGAGTGAGGGTAGGTTTACCTTCCTACCCTGCAGCCCGAGGTCAGCCGAGCAGCTCGGCGAGAACGGTCAGATGGCTCAGTTCAAGTTCGCGGGTCGCCGTCACCAACGTGACCGGACCGTCGCCGACCAACGCCCGCAGCTCCTCGAGGGCCGCGGCCTCGTCGCCGGACTGCAGTTCCTGCGTGTAACGCGCAGCGAATTCGTCATAGCGCTCGGGTTTGTGGTCGTACCAGTGCCGCAACTCCGTGGACGGAGCCACCGCGGGCAACCAGCGCCCCACCCGCGGATCTGTCTTCTTCAATCCCCTGGGCCACAGCCGGTCAGCCAGGACCCGCCGGCCCTCATCGGGTTCGGGCTCGGTGTACACACGGGCCAGCCGCACTCGGTTTTTCTCGGCCATGACATGCCATGGTAGGAGGCATGAGCCTGGACCGGATCGCAGATCTGCAGCGTTGGCAGGATTCCGGCGCGCACTGGCGCGTCCTCACCCGAACCTCGAACAGCCTCACGATCGCGCTGCTGCGGTGCGACGGCGGCGAGGAGGTCGACCGCTTCACCTCCAGCGATCCACGACTGGTCGAATTCGTCGGCGCCCGCATGTCCAGCGAGGACCCGGATCAACCGGGCTGATCACCTCACCGGACCGAAGCGTGCCAACCGGGCCAGATGATCACGGTCCTCCACTCCGAGCTTGGCGAACATGCGGTATAGATGCCCGTCGACGGTGCGCACCGACAGACACAGCTTGCCGGCGATCTGCCGGTTGCTCAGCCCGACACCGACCAGGTTGGCGATCTCCCACTCACGCCCGGTCAACGGCAGCGGATCTCCGGCGCAGCCAAGGGCCGGGGTCAGCGCACCGCTCTGGCGAGACAGCCACAGCGCCCGGGCGGCCGATTCCAGTTCCCCGCCGCGGCCGCGTACTCCTGGGCCGCGTGGGCGGCAGCATCGGCGGCCAGGGCCAGCGCACCGATCGCCTCGAACCGGTCGGTGGCGGTGACGAGTTGATCGGGATCATGCTGGGCCAGCCCCAAACCGTGCGCGGTGATCGCCTCGGCCATCCGGCCACCGTGGGCGCGCGCCAGGTGCCGGACTCTGCGGTGCCCTGACGTGTTCCCGAACCTCAGTGCAGTGTGCAGCGCCGCGAGTTCGACCGTCACCATTCCGCCCGCCTTGGCGCACTGGGCCGCCCGCAGGGCGTGCTCCACAGCCGATTCGGGGTCACCGTTGGCGGCCGCTGCCCAGGCCCTGGCCAACTCCAACTCGGGCCGGAACACATCGAGCGGCCCGACCCCGGCAGCTTCGGCCCGCAGCAGCGCAGCGCCCGCCGCGGGACCGTTGCCGCGCATCCCCTCGGCCTGGGCCAGCCAGGCGGCAACCACCATCAACCACCCGGGCGGAAGCCCCTGCGGTGTGGCCCACACCGCAGCCTGCAGGGCTTCGCAGGCCGAGGCCAGGTGTCCGCGAGCCAGCGCGACCCGGCCCGACAGCGCGGTGACGATGGCCTCGGCCTGCGGGGAACCGGCTGCCGGTACGGTGTAGCGGTCACAGACCCGCTGCGCCCGCCCCAGGTCCCCCTCGGCCACGCCCGCCGACACCTGCGCGAAAGCCAGCCAATAGCGCTGTGGCCCGGACCCGCAATCCTCGGCGGCCAATTCACCCGCCTGCGCCACGGCGACGACCTCATCAGTCCGGCCCGACAAGGCCAGCGCGCTCGAAGTAGCCAGGGCCGCCCACACATTCGCCGTCGACGACACCTCGGTGCCGAGAGTTTCGGTACCCGACGCGATCGCACCGGCCAGATCGCCGGCGAAGAACGCGAACACCGCCTCCATCGCCACCACCAGATGCAACGTCTGCGAGCGGTGGACGCGCCCCCGCACCGTCGCGAGAACGGAATGCGCCGCGTCGGGGCGGGCACACCCGAAGAACAGGTTCGACGCCCGCAGACAACCCCAACGCGCCAGCGCCGGTTCGTCGCCGGCCGGCGGTACCGAGCGAGCCAGCAGTTCCTCGGCCTGCTCACCGCGCCCCTGCCAGCTCATCGCATCGGCCAGCACGATCGCCGCGGGCAGCCCGGCACCGTGGTCGAGCGCGTATCGCGCAAGTTCTTCGCCCAGTGCCAGATTGGACATGGTCACGGCATTGGCCGCGGCATCGGTGATGACGTCCGGATCGGCCGGGCCGTTGCCTCCGGCCATGAATCGAGCCAGCTGAATGCGTCCCCGTACGTCGGGGATCGTACCGTTGTTCGGCGACTCCAGGTGCGCCCCGAGCAGCGATGCCAGCAGCGTGTTGATCTGCCGGGAACGGGTTTTCGAGCATCGGCCGCGGGCGACTTCCCCGATGATGGGATGGCCGGGCTGCACCAGGGTGCAGGCAGCGTCGTTGAGCACCTGGATCGCTCCCCGGCGCTCGAGCCGCGCAATCGCGTCGGTGTCGCAGGCCGCCACCAGCACATCCCAGTCGAGCACCTCGGCGGTGGAGACCACCTCCACCACATCGCGTTCAGCCGGTGTCAGCGTGTCGAATCGCGACTCGATCAGCGCGTGCAGATCGGCACTTGCCCGCAACTGCCCGCGCAACCGCCAGCGTCCCTGATCGCAGACGAACACCGAATCTCCCAGGGCCGCGTTGAGCGCGCCGCGAAGGTAGAGCGGACTTCCCGAGGAGAACCGGTGCAGTTCACCGACCGCACGCTCGTCGACATCACCGCCCAACACCGCCCTGGCCAACTCACCGGTCTGCTCCCGGGTGAAGGGTTCGAGGTCCAACCGCAGCAGCAGCTGTTCCTTCCACAGCGCTGTCACCGCATCGGAAGCGGGTGCCCCGTTGCCGATGGTGACGATCAGGCGCGGCGAGCCGTGCACCGCCAGTTGCTGTACCAGCAGCGCCGACAACGGATCCAGGTGCTGCGCGTCGTCGACGACGATGACCAGGTCGGGGTCGGAGGCCAACCGTTCGTGTGCCGCGGCGAGCATGACCGTCGGGTCATGCGCGTCGGTGAGGGTGAGCGCGTGACGAAATGCCCCGAGCGGCACCGCCTGACCGGTTTCGGTGCCCAGCACGAACCGGACCGGGCAACCTTCGGCCTCCAGGCCTTCGGCCAGTACCCGGGCCAACGCCGACTTGCCGACTCCGGCCTTTCCCGCCAAGACCACCCCGCGGGCGCCGCCTCTCAGCGCCTGCGCGGCCTCGCGCAACTCGACATCCCGTGCGACAAACGGCCAGTCCGACAAATACCACCCCCAGAAGCCTCGCGCCGTACTCGGGTGACGGTACGCCGGTACAAGAATCTGTAACGACAATTCACCACCGGCGCAACCCGAATCTTTGCCTCAGAAAGCACTTCTCGGGATTGCAGCATACGTGGCGCGCGCTCTACGCCACCGGCTCCATTTCCCACACACCTCGACGCAGCACCCCGGCAACCGTCAGATCCGGACCTAGTGCCACCAGATCGGCTGCGGCGCCGGGCGTCAGGCCGGCGCCGGGCAGACCCAGTGCCCGTGCCGGGTTGATCGAGGCCTGACGAACCACAACCATGAGGGCCTCGTCGCGGGGCAAACCGCAATGGGCGACCGCGAATCGGACCACCAGGTCCATGGTCGCCGTGCTCCCGGCGATGGTGTCGGTGCCTCCGACGAACGCCACCCCGTCCACCACATCGACCTGCACGGGGCCCAGGTGATAGCGGCCGTCGGCCATGCCGGTGGCCGCCATCGAGTCGGTGATCAGCGAAACGCGATCCGGTCCGGCGGCGTGCGTGACGTGCCGGTAGATGGCCGGATCGAGATGGACCCCGTCAGCGATGAGTTCGACGGTGACGGCGGGATCTTCGAGCAATGCGATCACCGGGCCCGGCTCACGTCGGTCGATCGGGCGCATGGCGTTGAACAGGTGCGTGCCCACCGTGGCACCGGCGGAAATCGCCGCGCGGGTCTGCTCGTAGGTCGCCTCGGTATGACCGACGGCCACCACCACCCCCGCCTCGACCAGCTGCCGGATCGCGGCCGGCGCGCCCGGACGTTCCGGTGCGATCGTCACCATCCGCAGTGTGCCCGCGGCGGCGGCCAGTAACCGGTCGATCTCGGCCGGGTCAGGGTCACGCATGAGATCGGGTTGATGAGCACCGCACCGCACGGTCGACAGCCACGGGCCCTCGAGATGGATGCCGTCGATCCGCCCGGCACGCGCGTCCTCGGCCCGCGCCCGGACTTGGCGCAGCAGGTCATCGGGGCTCGCGGTGACAAGCGAGGCGATCAGGGTGGTGGTGCCGTGCTTACGGTGCAGCGCCACGGCGGCCGAGGCGTCGTCCTCCGACACGACCGAGAAGCTGCCTCCGCCACCGCCGTGGTTATGGGTGTCGACGAACCCCGGAGCCAACGTCACCGAACCCAGATCACGATCCGGAGGGCGGGGCGGTGCACCCGCGCCGGTCGCGGTCACCCGGCCGTCCGTCACGTCAATCCACCCTGGCCGCAACAGTTCTGCGCCGGTGATCAGGGTTTCGGCGGTCAGCAGCACTCAGATGCCCTGCCAATCCGGCTTCGAGCGGTAGGTCTCCCGGTAGTAGTCGATGAGCTGAAGCCGCTGCGCCGCAGCATCATCGAGCAGCACGCTGACATGCGGGTGGTGCTGCAGGATGGTTGCCGGCCACATGGCGCTCACGGCGCCTTCGACGAGATGGTGCACGGCTTCGGCCTTGCTGCGACCGACGGCCACCAGGATCACGTGCCGGGCCGCCATGATGGTGGCCAGCCCCTGTGTCAGGCAGTGCGTCGGCACCGCATCCAGGTCGTTTCCGAAGAACCGGGCGTTGTCGAGGCGGGTCTGCCGCGTCAACGTCTTGATCCGGGTACGGGACGCCAGTGAGGACCCCGGTTCGTTGAACGCGATGTGTCCGTCGGTGCCGATACCGACGATCTGCAGATCGACACCACCGGCGTCGCGAATCGCCTGCTCGTATGCCGCGCACGCGGCCGGGATGTCGGCCGCCAGTCCGTCGGGACCGGCGACGGCGCCCGGCGCGAAGTCCACGCGTGAGACGAACACCGTGTCGATTACGTTGCGGTAGCGCTCGGGATGGTCAGCGGGCAGGCCGACGTACTCGTCGAGGGTGAACCCCCGGGCCTGCCGGAATGACATCTGCCCGGCGGCATAGCGCGCGGCGAGTTCGTCGTAGATCGCCAGCGGCGACGAACCGGTGGCCAGGCCCAGTACCGCGTCCGGCTTGCGACCGAGCAGCGCGCCGACCGCGTCGGCAGCCACGCCGCCGATCGTGGCAGCATCGGCCAGGATGATGACTTCCATCTACTTGCTCGCCGTGAAAAGTTCTGCGCCCGAGCCGATGTCGGCCCCAGCCGTCACCGGCGCGGCCACCGTCACGTTGCCGGGCTCCCGCTCGTCCATGACCACTACGGGAACTACCGGATTGAGGCCCTTCGCCTCGATGGCGGGCACGTCGTAGGTGATCATCACCTGGCCGGCGGTGACGTCGTCGCCCTGGTTCACATGCGTGGTGAAGCCTTCTCCGTTGAGTGCCACCGTATCGAGCCCGAGGTGGACCAGGACGCCGACGTTGTCGGTCGTCATGATGACGTAGGCGTGCGGCATCAGTTTCAACAACTTGCCGCTGACCGGGGCAATCGCGTCGATCACGCCACGCGGCGGATCCACCGCGGCACCGTAACCCACCATGCCCGCCGAGAACACGGGGTCCGGAACATCCTGGAGTGCCACTGCACGCCCCGGAACCGGGGCGAGTACTCGCGTCGTGCTCACTGTGCGGCTCCTTTTGCGGCCCGGGCTGCTCGTGCCACAAACAATACGAGCGCGGCCGAAAGACGACCTCAAGTTTACGGGTTCTCGTCTAAGCTTCCGCTCAGCCTCGCGGCGGATCGCGCCGGGCGGCCAGGAGGGCGACAGTGCGATGAGCGGTACAACGAAACCTGAAGGTACACAGGCGAAGTCCGGCCTGCGTATACCCGCTTTCGCCCAACTGCAACGACTCGGCAAGAGCCTGATGTTGCCGATCGCCGTGTTGCCCGCCGCGGGCATCCTGCTGCGCCTGGGCCAGCCCGACCTGCTCGGCCGGATCGACTCACCCGTCATCGGCCCGTTCTTCAAGGCGATGAGCGCCGCCGGCGACGCCCTGTTCACCAATCTGCCCCTGCTCTTCGCGGTCGGTGTCGCGATCGGCTTCGCCCGCAAAGCCGACGGCTCGACCGCCCTGGCCGCGGTGGTCGGTTACCTGGTGATGGCCGCGGTCTTCAAGACCATGTCCCCCATCGTGCTGGCCGGCGAGGTGGACAAGGCCGGCGATCAAGCGCAGATCAACTACAGCGTGTTCGCCGGAATCGTGGTGGGTCTGGTGACGGCATGGTTGTTCGACCGCTACCACACCATCCAATTGCCCTCTTATCTCGGTTTTTTCGGCGGACGACGATTTGTCCCGATCGTGGTGTCGCTGGCGAGCTTGTTCATCGCCTTCCTGATGAGCTACTTCTATCCGATCTTCGACGCGGGGTTGACGGCGCTAGGCCGGTTCATCGGCGGCAGCGGCGCATTGGGCGCCTTTGTGTACGGGTTCGCCAACCGCATGCTGATTCCCGTGGGCCTGCACCACATCCCGAACTCATACGTGTGGTTCATCTACGGCGACTATCAGACCCCGGACGGCAACGTGGTGACCGGCGAGCTCACCCGGTTCGCGGCAGGAGACCCGACCGCGGGCATCCTCACCTCCGGGTTCTACCCGGTCCTGATGTTCGGTCTGCCCGCTGCGGCGCTGGCGATGATCTTGGCCGCCAACAAGAAGCAACGCAAAGTCGCGGTCGGCATCCTCTCAGCGGCCGCCCTGACCGCATTCCTGACCGGCGTGACCGAACCACTGGAGTTCGCGTTCATGTTCGTGGCGTTCCCGCTCTACGTGATTCATGCGGTCCTGACCGGGCTGTCGCTGGCGATCGCCTACCTGCTCGACATCCACCTGGGCTTCTCGTTCTCAGCCGGGCTCATCGACCTGCTGCTCTACGGCGGTGCTCCCGCGGCGAACAACATCTGGCTGCTCATCGCGATGGGCGCGGTGTTCGCGGTGGTCTACTTCGTGCTGTTCTATGTCGCGATCACGAAGTGGAACATGCGCACCCCTGGCCGTGAACCGGAAACCGATTTCGAGGCCGAGGAACAGGCGAACCTCGGTGAGGGCGCCGACTCCACGACTGCCGTTGCCGCAGGCGGCGTGGCCACCGAAACGCTCACCGCCCCCGCCCGAGCCGACACTCAGGCCGAACAGATCATCGCGGCCTTCGGCGGCCGGGAGAACCTCGTGAACGTCGACGCCTGCATCACCCGGCTCCGCATGGAGGTCGCCGACAAGAGCAAGGTCGACCAGGACCGACTGAAGGCGCTGGGCGCCGCAGGCGTCATCGAGGTCGGCAACAGCGTTCAAGCGGTCTTCGGCACCAGTTCCGAGGCGATCAAGAACGCGATCGTCGACACCTTGTAGACCCTCACACCGACAGTAGCCGGTGGAAGAAGTCGCGATAGCGCTGCAGTGCCAGCCGGAGGTCCTCGGTCGAGGCCTCCTCGCCGCGGCCCCATTGCGCCTCAAGGCGAGAACGCGTATCGGCGAAGCTCGCGGTGAGCTCATCGACAACTTCCGAGACGAGGTTGTCGGCTTCCTGGACGCAGCCCTTCGGATCGTCGACGAACGCGGCCTGAACCTCGTCCCACCGCGAATTCAATCTGGTCCGGTGTTCATCGGCGAACAACAACGCGTTGTCGTCGGATGGCGGCTCGGGCTCCACGGTCTGCTCGGTCTCTGCGCGCTGAGGTGGTTCGACCTCTTCGTGGGCCGGCCCTGCCGCACCCGTATCGCGGCCTTCCGCTACATCAGTCGGCTCCGCTCGAACTGCTGACGTCTGCTCGTCGTGGGTGGTCATGCTCGCGCCTCCTTCGGCGAATCTGTACCGGCCTCCGGCTCGGTATTTGTGTGGCGCTGGCGCTCATGCTCGGCGCGGGGCTCACGCTCATGCTCGGTGGGCGTCTCCGGCTCCATTCCGAGCAATCGTTCGAAGAGCGCGCGATAGTGCACGATCGCCTCGCGTTGCGCCTCGGTGCCGATCTCCCCCTTCTCCTGGGCGAGGTGAAGGATGTGCGCCGCCCGGTAGTGCTCGACCACCTTGG
It encodes:
- the nagB gene encoding glucosamine-6-phosphate deaminase, which gives rise to MEVIILADAATIGGVAADAVGALLGRKPDAVLGLATGSSPLAIYDELAARYAAGQMSFRQARGFTLDEYVGLPADHPERYRNVIDTVFVSRVDFAPGAVAGPDGLAADIPAACAAYEQAIRDAGGVDLQIVGIGTDGHIAFNEPGSSLASRTRIKTLTRQTRLDNARFFGNDLDAVPTHCLTQGLATIMAARHVILVAVGRSKAEAVHHLVEGAVSAMWPATILQHHPHVSVLLDDAAAQRLQLIDYYRETYRSKPDWQGI
- a CDS encoding PTS sugar transporter subunit IIA, with the translated sequence MSTTRVLAPVPGRAVALQDVPDPVFSAGMVGYGAAVDPPRGVIDAIAPVSGKLLKLMPHAYVIMTTDNVGVLVHLGLDTVALNGEGFTTHVNQGDDVTAGQVMITYDVPAIEAKGLNPVVPVVVMDEREPGNVTVAAPVTAGADIGSGAELFTASK
- a CDS encoding PTS transporter subunit EIIC, which produces MSGTTKPEGTQAKSGLRIPAFAQLQRLGKSLMLPIAVLPAAGILLRLGQPDLLGRIDSPVIGPFFKAMSAAGDALFTNLPLLFAVGVAIGFARKADGSTALAAVVGYLVMAAVFKTMSPIVLAGEVDKAGDQAQINYSVFAGIVVGLVTAWLFDRYHTIQLPSYLGFFGGRRFVPIVVSLASLFIAFLMSYFYPIFDAGLTALGRFIGGSGALGAFVYGFANRMLIPVGLHHIPNSYVWFIYGDYQTPDGNVVTGELTRFAAGDPTAGILTSGFYPVLMFGLPAAALAMILAANKKQRKVAVGILSAAALTAFLTGVTEPLEFAFMFVAFPLYVIHAVLTGLSLAIAYLLDIHLGFSFSAGLIDLLLYGGAPAANNIWLLIAMGAVFAVVYFVLFYVAITKWNMRTPGREPETDFEAEEQANLGEGADSTTAVAAGGVATETLTAPARADTQAEQIIAAFGGRENLVNVDACITRLRMEVADKSKVDQDRLKALGAAGVIEVGNSVQAVFGTSSEAIKNAIVDTL